Below is a genomic region from Zonotrichia leucophrys gambelii isolate GWCS_2022_RI chromosome 1A, RI_Zleu_2.0, whole genome shotgun sequence.
TGCACAGTACAAGGAGTCACTGATGTTGGCTGGAGGGTGGGAAAGGGGGCGAGAATGACAGGGAAGACCTTtgtgcagggaatgggatggaaaatCCTTCATGGGACAACTGCTCTCACaaagattaatttctttcttagaTTCATTTCTTCTGGGTCTGTGCCttccagcagaaattaaatttggtAGGAAAGCTTGGGGCTGTTAAACTGGAACATTTTCCCAATGAAGGTGCAAAAGACGAGAGATCATATATGGAGCCAAGGAATGAACAGGAAAGAGATGAAAGAGACAGTCCCCTATCTGCCCATCTGccctcatctccatccatctgGAGGTGCTCACAGGGCAGAACAGAAGGGAGAAGGGTCTGTGTGCTCAACATCTGCCCGATTTCTGAGCACCCTGCCAGACAGAAGGATttgctgtgtgcctgcagctctgagcagcaccagTCCTGCCTTGCAAGACCTTTGGAACAGGGGCCCGTCTCCACGGTGCCCCTAGGAGAGCCGAGCCGAGTCGCCCCCTTCTGCCTGCCCCTCTCCCATCACATCGCTGCTCTCTGAAtccctcttttcttcctctccctcttccccccACTGTCCTCAGCTTCTTTTACCGCACTCCTCATTCCTTCATCCTCCCCTCTTCTGCGCTCCCctcatccctctgcccatcTCCTTGCGCCTCCCTCTCCCGCTTTTATTCTCCATCCCGGTATCTCCCCCCGCTCATCTTtgttctcctgccctgccgtcCATcccctgcttctcctccttctcctgccgGTGTTTCCGTGCGTGGCACCCATTGGCTCCCTCTGCCCGAGCCCGCGGATGGCGGGGGCTGCGCGGGGCACGGACGCTGGGCCGCGGGGCTGAGGGGCCGCCACCCGCATCCCCTCCCGCGCCGGGCACGGCGGGGGCGATGGGCAAGCCCGGCCACAGGGACTCGAGCCTCCGGCAGCGCCCGGCGGGGCTCGCTCCCCACGGGAGCGCTTTGCTCGGTCGCGCTtgagaaaggggaaggggaaaagcatGACACGGATTCTCCGGGGGAAGCGGAGGAAAATGTGCATCCCGACGACATGTAAGTAGCCGGCGGCTCTGGCCGCTCTTCCCGGATGTCTCCCGCGGGCATGAGTCCACGCAGAAGTTAAGTCTGCAGTTCCAGAGAAGGAAACCTGCCGACCACCCCTCGCTCTCGACCCTCCAACTCTGCCAGTCCAGCCTGGTCCTTACGAGAGAGCTCAGCCCCGAGGTGAGACGGGAGAgtcctgagctggagcagggccgTGGGGAAAccggggggacaggaggggagggggtcAAGAGAGGTGGTGCAGGTTATTTGGCTGCGTTGTCCCTCCCAGCTGCTATTCATGGTTTGTTACCAGGACTAGGCTCAGCTTTCAGCATCCACCTCCTCCTCTCATTCAAtgcagaaatatatatatatatatatatatatatatatatatatatatacttatctTTTTCAACCTAAGGAAAGAAGTAGTGCCaatttcccatctcctgctacctctctgccttcttcctgctctccagctgcatGAACCAGGCATATCCTGGTAGCACCTGTTAGAGGATCCCAAGCCTCTTGCAACAGGTGCTGTGCACATCAGGAACCGATCCAAGAGGATGCCAGCACACTGTCAGTCTGAGGCCAGCGTTCCTCACCAACTCCTGCCTATGCATGTGCTGCCAAAGCCACCAGCAGAGTGGACCCAGACTAGATGGAGCACTGGTGCCCAGTGTTTTTCCTGCCAAACTAGCCAAAATGTGTGACATGGCATTTGAGCTGGTCCATGGTACTTGACAAAGTTAGAATGGCAGCAACAGACTGCACCTGCTTAAAGATCAAgtttctcctctgcagctgcctgagcaGGAAAATGAGTTAATAGGAAATCCATGCTTTTTGTTGCACATCTTAGCATTTTTAATAGGGCTTCCGAAGCTACCCTGAAGCTGGATTTACTGTGTTGTTAAACAACACTCTGAACAGCTGGCTTTGAGGTCTGGACCCCAGACGCTTCTCCAAATGCTTTAGAGCTCAACCAGAAGTATCTCCATCCATATTTGGTATTTGTAAGGCTCCAAATGTTTGGCCTTGTTCTTCTTTAAACTCTTTTGCATGCAGGAGGAAAGTGCAAAGAGATTCCTGTCTATGTGATCATCTTTCAGAAGGTCATCCTTTTATGAACATACTGTTCTGGCTTCTGCCACCTTTTGTGGGGATCTTTGTCCCTAGACAAGTCATTGCCCTCCTCTTTTCTCCAACAAGTGATTTGTGTCACTAGAACAGAATTGGAAAAAATATCAGAGGAAACAGCCTTTAACTTAGAGTTTCAAATCACTTCCTATTCGGCTCATTCAGTGCAGCCACTCATGATGTGTGGGACTGTAGGACCCCATGAGATGGGCTTCTGTCAGGACAGTGTGTCACAGCCCAAGGCAcctggaaattttaaaaaaatctaaacaatCTCAGTCCTTCAAAGCTCAAATGCTCTAAAGCAGGAAACATTTATACAATAGCTGGTAGAAATGGCCTTAAGACATAGTTGCTCAACTGTGTTTTTATGGAGCCTCTCAGATGAGGTTCCTTCAGTGTAAAATTTAATACATCTGTGGGGTCTATTGGGTTTGCCTGTCTGGTGTCCAAGGAATCCTAAAGCTCAGGTCTCCCCTAGGGTTTCCAGAACTTGGAATGGCAtctacaaaacaaacaaacaaacaaacaaacaaacaagtaacaaaaacccaaccaaacaaaaaacctccaaatacTGTAATATTAGACATTTGTGAAGAAAGTTGTGGTGCTACAGAAAATCACATCTGCAAGAAAATTCTCTGGAGTGTCTCTGGCCTCCTGAAAGTAGTTAAGGTTGGGAGTTCTTTCCTTTGGTATCCCCAGTTTTAATTTGAATAGAGAAGAAGCTTCAGAGCCCTAAGAGATTTGTTGAGATGTGAAAAGGTGAGCCTTAATGTCCCCATTCACTTCCACCAAGTCATCTTCCCTTCCAAGGACCTAATTCAGAGGGACATCCCTGTCAGTCCCCACCTCCAGAAATTTTTCCAGAGCTGGAGTAATCCTGAAAGAAACACAAATCTCCCCTGCGTTAGGTTTCCAGGGTGTCTCTGGTCCACAGtatgtgctgggctctgtgtttCACATATGGAGCCCTGACAAAAGGCACATCCATCCCTTAACTgtcccttctctccctgcagctcctctccagtGTCAGCAGCGAGCTGGTGGTGGATGGAGAGCTTGTTTGCTCAAGGCTGTCTCTGAGTGAGCCGAGTGCTGTTTCCATGCCAAACCCTCGCGTGACACACACTGGGCTCTTCAGCTTAGAGAGGCTGGGACGCTGCTTTGGTGCTGCAAACAGGTGGGGCAGGCAAAGCCTCTGCCATTAGCAGTGTGTTGCAGCGTgcagaaggagagggagagagtgGCAGggagaacagaagaaaaagagacaaGGGGGATCTGGACCGATCCCTCTTGGTGTAGCcaaaattatctttcttttaCTCTCAAACTGGCATAACACAAACCAACTGCCCTTCAGCTCAGGTGCTGAGCTAAGCCTCTCTGCTTGGATTGAaagtgcttttccttctcctgtgagGCTAACAATAACCTGGCCAGTCCAAAAAGAGCTTCAGCAAGCAGGAGAATAAATACTCAGAGAATAGGAAAGTCAGAGTTGGAAAGGCACTTAGTCAATGGatgtttttccctcttttgcTTGTAAAGCACCTGCCACTCATAAATGAGAACCAAGCCCCTGGTGACCGTGTCCTCAGTATTGGATCCAttagcagaaaatgaaaactttccCTGTCCTTATGCTAGTCTGTGTTTCTTTCTCCAGAGGATCTTTTGCTAGAGGAGAGGCCCACATTGAGCCATGTCCCCGTTTGTCCCTCCATGTGCACTGTGCCTTGCAGGCCTAGATGGGTTTGATATTGTCCTAGATTTTCCAGCATCTGCTAGCATCCACAAACTCCCCTTGATTTCCCATTCCTATACCTAACACATAGTTAATGTGATGATTTTACCTGTGGCTTGTTCAGCTGTCATATCCCCGGTAtcaatgttttttttctcttcccttcagCTCCAGATTGCTAACTGATCCTGCAAGGACACTGCCCCTGCCCTCTTCCCTGCCTCTGCTATGGACACTTCTGCTTTTAGCCTCCCCACGCCAGCAGTGTTGGAGGAAGGGAATGCCTCCAGTAGCTGGGCAGGCTTCACTATCCCCAACAGCTCCTCCACTGTCAGCCCTGGTGTAGTTGTCAGCGGCGTCCTCATCCCCGTGGTCTACCTCATTGTCTGTGtggtggggctggctgggaattCCCTGGTCATTTATGTGGTCCTACGGCACTCTGTCAGCGAGTCGGTGACCAACGTGTACATCTTGAACCTGGCCCTGGCTGATGAGCTCTTCATGCTGGGCCTGCCCTTCCTGGCTGCACAAAATGCCCTGTCCTACTGGCCATTTGGCTCTTTCATGTGCCGCCTGGTGATGGCTGTGGATGCCATCAACCAGTTCACCAGCATCTTCTGCCTGACAGTGATGAGTGTTGACCGCTACCTGGCTGTGGTCCACCCCGGAAAGTCCTCCAAATGGAGGACAGCACGGGTGGCCAAGGCCGTGAGTGTAACTGTGTGGGTGCTGTCTTCCATAGTGGTGCTGCCCGTGGTTGTCTTCTCAGATGTCCCTTTAGGGATGAGTACATGCCACATCCAGTGGCCAGAGCCTGCCTCGGTGTGGAGAGCTGGCTTCATCGTCTACACTGCCACCCTGGGCTTCTTTGGACCACTGCTGGTGATTTGTCTCTGCTATCTCCTGATTGTAGTGAAGGTTCGCTCCTCCGGCAGGCGGGTGAGGGCTCTGTCCTCCAAGCACAAGCTTTCAGAGCGCAGAGTGACCCGCATGGTGGTGACTGTGGTGGCCGTCTTCGTCCTTTGCTGGCTTCCCTTCTATGTCCTCAACATAATCAATGTTGTGTGCCCGCTGCCGGAGGAGCCATCCCTCTTTGGAGTCTACTTCCTTGTGGTGGTGCTGCCATATGCCAACAGCTGCGCCAACCCCATCATCTATGGCTTCCTCTCCTACCGCTTCCAGCAGGGCTTCCGCAGGGCCATCTTCAGGCCTTCCCGCCGAGTCCAGAGCCAGGAGGTGCCAGCATGCCCCCCTGAGAAGATCGATGACGAAAGGGAAGAGGGTGAGATCAGCAAGATCACCAGGAATGGA
It encodes:
- the SSTR3 gene encoding somatostatin receptor type 3, which encodes MDTSAFSLPTPAVLEEGNASSSWAGFTIPNSSSTVSPGVVVSGVLIPVVYLIVCVVGLAGNSLVIYVVLRHSVSESVTNVYILNLALADELFMLGLPFLAAQNALSYWPFGSFMCRLVMAVDAINQFTSIFCLTVMSVDRYLAVVHPGKSSKWRTARVAKAVSVTVWVLSSIVVLPVVVFSDVPLGMSTCHIQWPEPASVWRAGFIVYTATLGFFGPLLVICLCYLLIVVKVRSSGRRVRALSSKHKLSERRVTRMVVTVVAVFVLCWLPFYVLNIINVVCPLPEEPSLFGVYFLVVVLPYANSCANPIIYGFLSYRFQQGFRRAIFRPSRRVQSQEVPACPPEKIDDEREEGEISKITRNGNGRQEHPLSSGEGKSNEQKPLPEEPAGCEKSSKLHVSYL